A DNA window from Acidimicrobiales bacterium contains the following coding sequences:
- the panC gene encoding pantoate--beta-alanine ligase, translating into MITVHTIAEVRELLDGHRAKGRSIGFVPTMGYLHDGHASLMRAAAQDNDVVVASIFVNPLQFAANEDLSDYPRDIERDKAICAEAGVDLVFAPTVEEMYPAPVQTVVEVPTMAARWEGATRPTHFAGVATVVTKLFSIVGSCSAYFGEKDFQQLQIVTRMAADLSLPVRVVGCPIRREDDGLAMSSRNIYLGADERRAATVLSRALRLAVEAFRNGETSGSALAQLMAAEVTAEPLAELDYAAVVNPNDMSPVSEVGEDDRLIIAAKVGAPRLLDNMSLRG; encoded by the coding sequence GTGATAACCGTTCACACCATCGCCGAGGTGCGCGAGCTGCTGGACGGGCACCGTGCCAAGGGGCGAAGCATCGGGTTCGTACCGACAATGGGTTATCTCCACGACGGTCACGCGTCGCTGATGCGCGCTGCGGCCCAGGACAACGATGTGGTCGTCGCGTCGATATTCGTCAACCCCTTGCAGTTCGCCGCCAACGAAGACCTGTCGGACTATCCCCGAGACATCGAACGCGACAAGGCGATATGCGCCGAAGCCGGCGTCGATCTGGTCTTCGCCCCGACGGTCGAAGAGATGTATCCGGCACCGGTTCAGACCGTCGTGGAGGTACCGACCATGGCCGCCCGATGGGAGGGCGCAACTCGTCCCACGCACTTTGCGGGCGTGGCGACGGTGGTGACGAAGCTCTTCTCGATCGTGGGCTCCTGCAGCGCGTACTTCGGCGAGAAGGACTTCCAGCAGCTACAGATAGTGACGCGCATGGCCGCCGATCTGTCGTTGCCGGTGCGCGTGGTCGGCTGCCCGATCAGGAGGGAAGATGACGGTTTGGCGATGTCGAGCCGCAACATCTACCTGGGCGCCGACGAGCGAAGGGCAGCGACGGTTCTGAGCCGGGCACTGCGCCTGGCTGTGGAGGCGTTTCGCAACGGTGAGACGAGCGGTTCGGCGCTGGCTCAGCTGATGGCGGCCGAAGTCACCGCAGAACCCCTGGCCGAGCTGGACTATGCAGCCGTGGTGAATCCAAACGACATGTCGCCGGTGTCTGAGGTTGGCGAGGACGACCGGCTCATCATCGCCGCCAAGGTCGGGGCTCCCCGCCTGCTCGACAACATGTCCCTGCGCGGCTGA
- a CDS encoding DUF2520 domain-containing protein yields MNSMRIIGPGRAGRSLALAMTEVGWDVADIVGRGGPLASAAQGVDVLVVATGDDAVATVAGSVDQVDTTLVVHLSGSLGLDVLAPHKRRASMHPLMTLPDPYTGKGRLLSGIAFAADGDPAVAQVIAALGGETLNVDPADRALYHATAAIASNHLVALAGQVERLAASIGVPLHAYLALMAASLENVELAGSAARALTGPAARGDLNTIARHLAALPAGEVDTYKAMAREAMRLAGRDPNLLEDTQ; encoded by the coding sequence ATGAACTCGATGCGCATCATCGGGCCCGGCAGGGCTGGTCGGTCTCTGGCCTTGGCGATGACCGAAGTGGGCTGGGATGTCGCAGACATCGTCGGCCGCGGCGGCCCACTCGCGTCTGCTGCCCAGGGGGTGGACGTTCTGGTGGTCGCCACGGGCGACGATGCCGTGGCGACCGTGGCCGGATCGGTCGACCAGGTGGACACAACCCTGGTGGTTCACCTGTCGGGCTCGCTGGGCCTCGACGTGCTGGCTCCTCACAAACGCCGTGCGTCGATGCACCCATTGATGACGCTGCCCGACCCCTACACCGGCAAAGGTCGGCTGCTGTCGGGCATCGCATTCGCCGCAGACGGAGACCCCGCGGTAGCCCAGGTGATCGCAGCGCTGGGGGGCGAAACGCTGAACGTCGACCCCGCCGATCGGGCGCTGTATCACGCCACGGCTGCCATAGCGTCGAACCATCTGGTCGCCCTGGCAGGTCAGGTTGAGCGGCTCGCCGCATCGATCGGTGTTCCGCTGCACGCGTACCTGGCCTTGATGGCCGCTTCGCTGGAGAACGTCGAGCTGGCCGGGTCGGCGGCCCGGGCCCTGACCGGCCCTGCGGCGCGGGGAGACCTCAATACGATCGCTCGACACTTGGCCGCTTTGCCGGCCGGCGAAGTCGACACCTACAAAGCAATGGCTCGCGAAGCGATGAGATTGGCCGGACGCGACCCAAACCTCTTGGAGGACACACAGTGA
- a CDS encoding RNA polymerase sigma factor, with protein MMFVRLAPMPKPLLGKVEKRSVSKVTPDAKGDRESAPATAAGVPAPADLQALVTEHSAAIYRVALSIVRDAALAEDVTQDTLIKAWQALPSFRGESSLKSWVLRIAHNTAISTLRRRRDVLREPTELPERPTRETVESRVQGREALREFEDALGGLDDLSRSIVVMREIEQLSYDEISEALGVPLPTVKTRLLRARRALASALGEWKP; from the coding sequence ATGATGTTCGTACGCCTGGCGCCCATGCCGAAGCCCCTGCTGGGGAAGGTCGAGAAGAGATCAGTGTCAAAGGTCACCCCCGATGCCAAAGGCGATCGTGAGAGTGCTCCAGCGACCGCGGCTGGGGTCCCGGCACCCGCAGACCTACAGGCCCTGGTCACCGAGCATTCGGCGGCTATCTACAGGGTCGCGTTGTCGATCGTGCGCGATGCGGCCCTGGCCGAAGACGTAACCCAGGACACCCTCATAAAGGCGTGGCAGGCACTTCCCAGCTTTCGAGGGGAATCTTCGCTGAAGAGTTGGGTGTTGCGCATTGCCCACAACACCGCCATCAGCACGCTGAGGCGCAGGCGTGACGTGCTCAGAGAGCCGACCGAGCTGCCAGAGCGACCGACCCGAGAGACGGTCGAAAGTCGGGTGCAGGGCCGCGAGGCGCTGCGCGAGTTCGAGGACGCCCTGGGCGGCCTCGACGACCTGTCACGTTCCATCGTCGTCATGCGTGAGATAGAACAACTCTCCTACGACGAGATCTCGGAAGCCTTGGGTGTTCCGCTGCCTACTGTGAAGACCAGATTGTTGCGGGCGAGGAGAGCGCTGGCTTCGGCGCTAGGGGAGTGGAAGCCATGA
- a CDS encoding sulfurtransferase translates to MAPTIAPIVSPDDIPPGAVMCDVRFYLDGTDARAAYRASHIPGAIFVDMDAHLALPASPELGRHPMPSAEAFAQSMGGLGIGHDTVVVAYDDRDGMGAGRLVWMLRILGSPAALLDGGLQGWSGPLESGTNQLDPVDHPPRQWPQAKMVDADETAQLALADNAVVLDARAPERYRGETEPIDPRAGHIPGAVNAPFSANLSEGRFKDAAALADGYARLGVEPGADVVVYCGSGVSACHNLLALESIGIDARLYPGSWSQWSNDPNRPAATG, encoded by the coding sequence ATGGCGCCGACCATTGCCCCCATCGTGTCCCCGGACGACATCCCACCCGGCGCGGTGATGTGCGACGTGCGCTTCTACCTGGACGGCACCGACGCCAGGGCGGCCTATCGGGCCTCGCACATCCCGGGCGCCATCTTCGTGGACATGGACGCCCACCTGGCGTTGCCGGCATCGCCAGAGTTGGGCCGCCATCCCATGCCGTCGGCCGAGGCCTTCGCCCAGTCGATGGGCGGCTTGGGAATCGGGCACGACACCGTCGTCGTGGCCTACGACGACCGCGACGGAATGGGTGCCGGACGCCTCGTGTGGATGCTGCGGATTCTGGGATCGCCCGCCGCGCTGCTTGATGGAGGGCTGCAGGGCTGGAGCGGCCCGCTGGAATCGGGCACCAACCAGCTGGACCCGGTCGACCATCCGCCGCGGCAGTGGCCGCAGGCCAAGATGGTCGACGCCGACGAGACCGCCCAATTGGCCCTGGCCGACAACGCCGTGGTGCTCGATGCCAGAGCACCCGAGCGCTATCGGGGCGAGACCGAGCCGATCGACCCGAGGGCGGGTCACATACCGGGGGCTGTCAACGCGCCCTTCTCGGCGAACCTGTCGGAAGGCCGTTTCAAGGACGCTGCCGCGCTGGCGGACGGTTACGCACGATTGGGCGTCGAACCTGGTGCCGACGTCGTCGTGTACTGCGGATCGGGCGTCAGTGCCTGCCACAACCTGCTGGCACTCGAGAGCATCGGCATCGATGCCCGCCTCTATCCCGGCTCGTGGTCGCAGTGGTCGAACGACCCCAACCGGCCTGCGGCGACGGGCTGA
- a CDS encoding MBL fold metallo-hydrolase, with amino-acid sequence MSEDRFYFRQLLAGRDFATDNPLAVQMVNFIYLIGDRATGEAVAVDPAYDIDGLLDIVDADGMQLTGALATHYHADHIGGAIFGHEIQGVHELLEKRGVKVHIQRDEKEWVKKSSGLSDTDLALHDSGDVLKVGEVEIELIHTPGHTPGSQCFLVRGHLVSGDTLFVDGCGRTDLPGADPEQMYESLHHRLSKVPDDCVLFPGHRYSFPSSSTMGMTRETNFVFKPKTKEQWLMMFGAA; translated from the coding sequence ATGAGCGAGGATCGTTTCTATTTCCGTCAGCTGCTGGCCGGCAGAGATTTCGCCACCGACAATCCGCTGGCGGTTCAGATGGTCAACTTCATCTATCTGATCGGCGACCGGGCCACAGGCGAGGCGGTAGCTGTAGACCCGGCCTACGACATCGACGGCCTGCTCGACATCGTCGACGCCGACGGGATGCAGCTGACCGGTGCCCTGGCCACCCACTATCACGCCGACCACATTGGCGGAGCGATCTTCGGCCACGAGATCCAGGGTGTCCATGAGCTGCTCGAAAAGCGCGGCGTGAAGGTGCACATCCAACGCGACGAGAAGGAGTGGGTGAAGAAGTCGAGCGGCCTGAGCGACACCGACCTGGCCCTGCACGACAGCGGTGATGTGCTGAAGGTCGGCGAGGTCGAGATCGAGCTGATCCACACGCCGGGCCACACACCCGGAAGCCAGTGCTTCCTGGTTCGTGGTCACCTGGTGTCGGGCGACACCCTGTTCGTGGACGGCTGCGGCCGGACCGACCTACCTGGTGCCGACCCCGAGCAGATGTACGAGAGCCTGCACCATCGCCTGTCGAAGGTGCCAGACGACTGCGTGCTGTTCCCGGGTCACCGATACTCGTTCCCCTCCAGTTCGACGATGGGCATGACACGCGAGACGAACTTCGTGTTCAAACCAAAGACGAAGGAACAGTGGCTGATGATGTTCGGAGCTGCGTGA
- a CDS encoding chloride channel protein yields MKDRIFRFAAYAAVGVFTGLIVSGLEFVAVHLLFDRVLEAPLWVRTVSPGAGLLVAVLILRVVGGGLSPATSEEYIAAYHDRKPRIRSKHLPIRLPAGAATIGGGGALGLEGPSIYAGATVGAAVQHRLRRLFRDKDRKALMVAGAAAGVAAIFKTPATGVLFALESPYQGDVARRALLPALIASAASYVTFVAFFGTDEIFSADRITGLVSDPEAAETLLRFDSTELWGAALVGLMAGAGALIFSRMVKVAKKISAEQPWYLRVAGGAVILGGLVLLSDWLYERPMSMGPSAGENILDWVLEPDHGIGLLLLLLGIRMVATTVTLGAGGVGGVFIPLAIFGLISGRIVGEALGDPTAISLYPFIGLAAFLGAGYRTPLTSVMFVAESTGNTAFVVPGLVAVAVSQVFVGGASVSSYQRATRSGHLERRFRLPVTSALRTDVDTIGPDTSINDFVWNHALLRKETDVVVADDERYLGMCSVHDASTIERDQWNSTPVSAIMRRVRPARLSMTLREATEVMEEQDVEKIPVTDGSGRFVGAVLSDDILKLDEILEETSGQ; encoded by the coding sequence GTGAAGGACCGAATATTCAGATTCGCCGCATACGCCGCTGTTGGCGTGTTCACCGGTCTGATCGTCTCTGGGCTCGAGTTCGTCGCGGTTCACCTCCTTTTCGACCGCGTGCTCGAGGCTCCCTTGTGGGTCAGAACGGTCTCGCCCGGCGCCGGCTTGTTGGTGGCGGTGCTGATCCTCAGGGTCGTGGGCGGAGGTTTGTCGCCGGCCACCTCCGAGGAGTACATCGCGGCCTACCACGACCGAAAGCCGCGGATCCGTTCGAAGCACCTGCCAATTCGGCTTCCGGCGGGCGCGGCAACCATCGGCGGCGGTGGTGCTCTGGGTCTGGAAGGTCCCTCGATCTATGCGGGTGCAACCGTGGGCGCCGCCGTGCAGCACCGTTTGCGGCGCCTGTTCCGCGACAAGGATCGCAAGGCGTTGATGGTCGCAGGTGCAGCAGCTGGTGTTGCCGCCATCTTCAAGACGCCTGCAACCGGCGTGTTGTTCGCCCTCGAGTCGCCCTACCAGGGCGACGTCGCCCGTCGTGCCCTGCTGCCTGCACTCATCGCCTCGGCCGCCAGCTATGTGACCTTCGTGGCCTTCTTCGGCACCGACGAGATCTTCTCGGCCGACCGCATCACCGGCCTGGTCAGCGACCCCGAGGCAGCCGAGACGTTGTTGAGGTTCGACAGCACCGAACTGTGGGGTGCGGCCCTGGTCGGGTTGATGGCCGGCGCCGGAGCGTTGATCTTCTCGCGCATGGTCAAGGTGGCCAAGAAGATCTCGGCCGAACAGCCGTGGTACCTGCGGGTTGCGGGCGGTGCGGTCATCTTGGGCGGCTTGGTGTTGCTGAGCGACTGGCTCTACGAGCGACCCATGTCGATGGGGCCATCGGCGGGCGAGAACATCCTCGACTGGGTCCTCGAACCCGACCATGGCATCGGGCTGTTGTTGCTGCTGCTCGGCATCAGAATGGTCGCCACCACCGTCACCCTCGGCGCGGGCGGTGTGGGCGGGGTGTTCATCCCCCTTGCGATCTTCGGCCTGATCTCGGGGCGTATCGTCGGCGAGGCGTTGGGTGATCCCACCGCCATCAGCCTCTACCCGTTCATCGGTCTGGCCGCCTTCCTGGGTGCGGGTTATCGCACGCCGCTCACCTCGGTGATGTTCGTAGCCGAGTCCACGGGCAACACGGCCTTCGTCGTGCCGGGCCTCGTCGCGGTGGCGGTGTCGCAGGTATTTGTTGGTGGCGCCTCGGTTTCGTCGTATCAGCGGGCGACCCGGTCTGGTCACCTCGAGCGCCGGTTCCGCCTGCCGGTCACCTCGGCGCTGCGCACCGATGTCGACACCATCGGCCCCGACACGTCCATCAACGATTTCGTCTGGAACCACGCCCTGCTCCGCAAGGAGACCGATGTGGTCGTCGCCGACGACGAGCGATACCTGGGCATGTGCAGCGTGCACGACGCATCGACCATCGAACGCGACCAATGGAACAGCACGCCGGTGTCCGCCATCATGCGGCGGGTGAGGCCGGCGCGCCTGTCGATGACATTGCGCGAGGCCACCGAGGTGATGGAGGAGCAAGACGTCGAGAAGATTCCGGTCACCGATGGCAGCGGCCGCTTCGTCGGCGCTGTGCTATCCGACGACATCTTGAAGCTCGACGAGATACTCGAGGAGACCAGCGGCCAATGA
- a CDS encoding nitroreductase family protein, which produces MSDSPDELGLLEGMATTRAIRRYTDDPIPAEDLSKILWYATRAPSGSNRQPFRFLVLRDGPKAVQAKRLLGESFRAGWNEKRSTDGYTAGSGVDRSSPKARMAATMQHYVDNFEQIPVVILVCLNRYREATPFEGASVYPACQNLLLAARALGYGGVLTGWHGVVRDELHQLFDLPDQTVISATITLGVPAGSHGPVRRRPLHEVVYDDAWGAEAAWAVDPEGTNFTSAGPPRTA; this is translated from the coding sequence ATGAGCGACTCACCCGACGAACTCGGCTTGTTGGAGGGCATGGCCACCACCCGAGCCATACGCCGATACACCGACGATCCGATTCCGGCCGAAGACCTCTCGAAGATCCTCTGGTACGCAACCAGGGCTCCCAGCGGCTCGAACAGACAACCGTTCCGCTTCCTGGTGTTGCGCGATGGTCCCAAGGCCGTCCAAGCCAAACGACTGCTGGGCGAGTCGTTCAGGGCCGGCTGGAACGAGAAGCGCTCGACCGACGGGTACACCGCCGGCAGCGGCGTCGATCGCTCGTCGCCCAAGGCCCGCATGGCGGCGACAATGCAGCACTACGTCGACAACTTCGAACAGATTCCCGTTGTGATCCTGGTTTGCCTCAACCGCTATCGCGAGGCCACACCGTTCGAGGGTGCGTCTGTGTACCCGGCGTGCCAGAACCTGTTGCTGGCCGCTCGGGCGCTTGGTTATGGCGGGGTGCTAACCGGCTGGCACGGGGTGGTTCGAGACGAGCTGCATCAGCTGTTCGACCTGCCAGACCAGACGGTCATATCGGCCACCATCACACTCGGCGTGCCGGCCGGCAGTCATGGTCCGGTGCGCAGGCGTCCGCTGCACGAGGTCGTCTACGACGATGCCTGGGGCGCAGAAGCGGCCTGGGCGGTCGATCCTGAGGGCACCAACTTCACCAGCGCCGGACCGCCTCGTACCGCTTGA
- a CDS encoding prephenate dehydrogenase/arogenate dehydrogenase family protein — protein MTAPRNLVVVGAAAGIGRWLCRHVFASMPWQRVILIDTAQSLASMQNDDWEFDQAPTLTSIADAVTVADLDMPATAVCLAVPRTEVESVAARIVPAVGSDAVVFDTSSEKTQALGDIRSHAANRTVFGTHPLFSPQVRTLDGQTIVITPDAEQPEAHSWLAEAIEAAGGIIKIATPDEHDRVMAYVETMSQQVLLGFAGALADSGLDLETDLWPNRTPLFETLLGLATTVLAESQEGYVHSRQTSGDATRIRSELGAAIEQIGTDDILERVARTRDGFSGSLFDTVQSTSTAALAAVQAKKAELSRHHRTQSLVGIIPVERPDTLRVGRIEALSPTMVTLEELMFGDAGEAVLLDGVGEANAAKLGRSGKPKTTRFGLGRIDVVADIELDAVLNRWLAFVRRDVRFLVPESIAGAGVLSVVAEQGHVRNCEVVSEVVRTGQRAVVIRLEVRADKDVDAMVETLRERVSIAYAWPRGLALTAGDLADDAVRYLGPTGTFSEAAAEQSIEALGLVGATTVPVASFDDVISAAVEGRLGVVPVASSASGLVERTATALLEAGPEVTAAGVVDVAVRFDAYVPASLYLNEMRGARVFSHPQALEQCSRFIKRWGLEPVPVGSTAEACDAAATAGDAVAIARAGLKLPPALKVAEREVDDIAGALTRFLVIGRNGSFGDLIGGSDPTLRTLWIARNRALIDGLVDDVGPAFDEVITSPSGQVLLVTSREEQPDGPMPDGLRTLGRVPWTPRTPLVRLGGELPGVRHDIKKG, from the coding sequence GTGACCGCTCCCCGCAATCTCGTCGTCGTCGGCGCCGCGGCCGGCATCGGCCGTTGGCTGTGTCGTCACGTCTTCGCGTCGATGCCGTGGCAGCGGGTGATCCTGATCGACACGGCCCAATCGCTGGCCTCGATGCAGAACGACGACTGGGAGTTCGACCAGGCGCCGACTCTGACCAGCATCGCCGACGCTGTGACGGTGGCCGACCTCGACATGCCCGCGACCGCGGTGTGCCTGGCCGTTCCGCGCACCGAGGTCGAGTCGGTCGCGGCCCGAATCGTGCCTGCCGTCGGGTCCGATGCGGTTGTGTTCGACACATCGTCGGAGAAGACCCAGGCACTGGGCGACATCCGCTCTCACGCCGCGAACCGAACCGTCTTTGGCACCCACCCGTTGTTCAGCCCGCAGGTTCGCACGCTGGATGGGCAGACCATCGTCATCACTCCAGACGCCGAGCAACCAGAGGCCCACTCCTGGCTGGCCGAGGCCATCGAGGCCGCCGGCGGCATCATCAAGATCGCCACGCCCGACGAGCACGACCGAGTCATGGCCTACGTCGAGACGATGTCTCAGCAGGTGCTGCTGGGCTTTGCGGGCGCCCTCGCCGACTCGGGCCTAGACCTCGAAACCGACTTGTGGCCCAACCGCACACCACTGTTCGAAACCCTGCTGGGGCTTGCCACCACAGTGCTCGCCGAGTCCCAAGAGGGCTACGTGCATTCGCGCCAGACATCCGGCGATGCCACCCGAATCCGCAGCGAGCTCGGCGCCGCCATCGAACAGATAGGCACCGACGACATCCTCGAGCGTGTGGCCAGAACCCGTGACGGCTTCTCGGGTTCGTTGTTCGACACCGTGCAGTCGACCTCGACCGCGGCCCTGGCCGCGGTTCAGGCCAAGAAGGCCGAGCTGTCTCGCCACCATCGCACCCAGAGCCTCGTCGGCATCATTCCGGTCGAGCGCCCAGACACCTTGCGGGTAGGCCGCATCGAAGCCCTGAGCCCCACGATGGTGACGCTTGAGGAGCTGATGTTCGGCGACGCCGGCGAAGCCGTGCTGCTGGACGGCGTCGGCGAGGCCAACGCCGCCAAACTCGGGCGAAGCGGCAAACCCAAGACCACCCGTTTCGGGTTGGGCCGCATAGACGTGGTCGCGGACATCGAGCTCGACGCCGTGCTGAACAGGTGGCTGGCCTTCGTGCGACGAGACGTGCGGTTCCTCGTTCCAGAGTCGATCGCGGGCGCCGGTGTGTTGTCGGTGGTCGCCGAACAAGGTCACGTTCGCAACTGCGAGGTCGTATCCGAGGTGGTGCGAACCGGCCAGCGAGCGGTGGTGATACGGCTCGAGGTGCGCGCGGACAAGGACGTCGACGCCATGGTCGAAACGCTCCGCGAGCGGGTCAGCATCGCCTACGCCTGGCCACGAGGACTGGCCCTCACCGCGGGCGACCTGGCCGACGACGCAGTTCGATACCTCGGACCGACTGGCACCTTTTCAGAGGCCGCGGCCGAGCAGAGCATCGAAGCGCTTGGGCTGGTGGGGGCCACGACGGTGCCCGTGGCGAGCTTCGACGACGTGATATCGGCAGCGGTCGAAGGCCGGTTGGGAGTGGTGCCTGTAGCCAGTTCGGCCTCGGGCCTGGTCGAACGCACCGCCACCGCGCTTCTGGAGGCAGGCCCCGAGGTCACCGCAGCCGGCGTGGTCGACGTCGCCGTGCGCTTCGACGCATACGTACCTGCGAGCCTCTACCTGAACGAGATGCGCGGCGCCCGCGTGTTCAGCCACCCGCAAGCCTTGGAACAGTGCAGCCGATTCATCAAGCGCTGGGGACTGGAACCCGTGCCGGTGGGCTCGACCGCCGAGGCCTGCGACGCGGCGGCCACGGCTGGCGACGCGGTGGCCATCGCCCGGGCCGGCCTCAAGCTGCCTCCGGCGTTGAAGGTCGCCGAACGAGAGGTCGACGACATCGCTGGCGCCCTGACCCGCTTCCTCGTGATCGGGCGCAACGGCTCGTTCGGTGACCTCATCGGCGGCTCTGATCCGACGCTGCGAACGTTGTGGATCGCCCGCAACCGGGCACTCATCGACGGCCTCGTCGACGATGTGGGCCCTGCATTCGACGAGGTCATCACATCGCCCAGCGGCCAGGTGCTGCTGGTGACCAGCCGCGAAGAGCAGCCCGACGGCCCGATGCCAGATGGGCTGCGCACGCTGGGCCGGGTGCCGTGGACGCCACGCACACCGCTGGTGCGCCTCGGCGGCGAACTGCCAGGCGTGCGCCACGACATCAAGAAGGGCTGA
- a CDS encoding helix-turn-helix domain-containing protein has product MLLVASRLTDAPTKGRVARRAHDDRLLTIADVAEVLAVEPRFVRRLVQERRIAFHKVGKFVRFDAGDVAEFISGGRVAAASDVDRPSN; this is encoded by the coding sequence ATGCTCCTTGTCGCGTCTCGTCTCACGGATGCACCTACCAAAGGTAGGGTCGCCCGACGCGCGCACGATGACCGACTTCTGACGATCGCTGACGTAGCCGAGGTGCTCGCCGTCGAACCCCGGTTCGTGCGCAGGCTCGTTCAAGAGCGACGCATCGCGTTCCACAAGGTCGGTAAGTTCGTCCGGTTCGACGCCGGCGACGTCGCCGAGTTCATCTCCGGGGGCCGGGTCGCCGCCGCCAGCGATGTCGACCGACCCAGCAACTAG
- a CDS encoding Fic family protein: MRSLGGSPIGSVVPIVGHDARFGEDYEVEAFIPDDLPVELDLPGSTWMAVSDAAAELGRLDAAASLIPRPQLVVRVATRREAIGTSALEGTYAELTELFAAETIPESADGPAITPTVREVMNYTRAADSAFAWVADRPITLSMICGLQAEIVRGTPSDGPEAGSIRENQVFIGAKHRRVSEARFVPPPPGDQLHAMFRRWIDWLTDSAAQAKIQLIARVALAHYQFETLHPFTDGNGRLGRLIAVLQMLREEALRSPVLAVSPWLEERADEYRNHLFSVSETGEWAPWIEFFAEAVASEARSGHDRIMRLLSLRDEIGDTVRTARPRARLAVEIADDLIAYPILSVADAQRRTGRSNQANRNAITALVDLGLLEPYNDANYDRLYWNPRVFQTIER; encoded by the coding sequence ATGAGATCGCTAGGTGGTTCACCTATCGGAAGCGTTGTACCGATCGTTGGTCACGACGCTCGCTTCGGCGAGGACTACGAGGTCGAGGCGTTCATCCCCGACGACCTTCCGGTAGAGCTTGACCTACCGGGCAGCACGTGGATGGCTGTCAGCGATGCAGCAGCCGAACTAGGTCGACTTGATGCAGCAGCCAGCTTGATTCCCCGGCCCCAGCTCGTTGTCCGCGTCGCGACCAGGCGAGAGGCAATCGGCACGTCGGCGCTCGAGGGAACCTACGCCGAGCTGACGGAGTTGTTCGCCGCCGAGACGATCCCGGAGTCCGCCGACGGCCCGGCGATCACGCCCACCGTCCGCGAAGTAATGAACTACACCCGAGCGGCAGACAGCGCTTTCGCCTGGGTCGCCGACCGTCCGATCACACTCAGCATGATCTGTGGGCTACAGGCCGAGATCGTTCGAGGAACGCCATCGGACGGACCAGAGGCCGGCTCGATCCGTGAGAACCAAGTGTTCATTGGCGCGAAACATCGTCGGGTCTCCGAAGCCCGGTTCGTCCCGCCACCCCCCGGAGACCAGCTACATGCGATGTTCCGACGGTGGATCGACTGGCTAACAGATTCGGCCGCACAAGCGAAGATTCAGCTCATAGCGCGGGTCGCCCTCGCCCATTACCAGTTCGAGACGTTGCACCCCTTCACCGACGGCAACGGTCGTCTGGGTCGTCTCATTGCTGTCCTCCAGATGCTTCGGGAGGAGGCGCTTCGGTCACCAGTCCTGGCGGTTTCTCCGTGGCTCGAGGAACGAGCCGACGAGTACCGCAATCACCTGTTCTCGGTCAGTGAAACCGGGGAATGGGCACCATGGATCGAATTCTTTGCCGAGGCGGTCGCCTCCGAAGCTCGGTCAGGGCATGATCGCATCATGCGGTTGCTCTCTTTGCGGGACGAGATCGGCGATACCGTCCGCACCGCCCGCCCACGAGCCCGCCTCGCGGTCGAAATCGCTGACGATCTCATCGCATACCCAATCCTGTCTGTAGCAGATGCTCAGCGTCGAACAGGTAGGTCGAACCAGGCAAACCGCAACGCGATAACCGCGCTGGTCGACCTGGGCCTTCTCGAGCCCTACAACGACGCCAACTACGACCGCCTCTACTGGAACCCCCGCGTATTTCAGACGATCGAGAGGTAG